In Mycobacteriales bacterium, a genomic segment contains:
- a CDS encoding MFS transporter, whose product MMPDPRAASLRRRLRPLHAAVFLQGFLLWLPVEKLFITTIGFDAAAVGLLAAVYAAVVPVLQLPAGILADRWSRRGVLIVSSLALAASSLLGGLSHSIGMYLVAALALGVFFAFSASTLESVVYDTVLEETGTGEGFERRIGRVRTVEAVALVSSSLLGGWVADLLDPRITYFLTIPFAAASIAGYAWFREPRLHRAAAPVSLRRHLAITVTAITRRGRLVPVVTLAVLVAVLAQLLFEFGPLWLVALAVPAAVYGPYWAALVSTVGLSGLLAGRVRLDRPATAWGIGAAMTVAALTLTTGAGFLVITAAQITLALLVGLAEIHVSAVLHDAVPSAIRSGVASGVSSLSWLVFLPVALGFGALSNAHGVSVAGWMFVVITVAAAGLVVATAYGPAPVPAAWPDSVPAPAPAPVTTSVAVPGEAMECVGCG is encoded by the coding sequence ATGATGCCCGACCCTCGCGCCGCGTCCCTGCGCCGCCGCCTGCGCCCCCTGCACGCCGCGGTGTTCCTGCAAGGGTTCCTGCTCTGGTTGCCGGTGGAGAAGCTGTTCATCACCACGATCGGCTTCGACGCGGCCGCGGTCGGGCTGCTGGCGGCCGTGTACGCGGCCGTGGTGCCGGTGCTGCAGCTGCCGGCCGGCATCCTGGCCGACCGGTGGAGCCGGCGCGGCGTGCTGATCGTGTCCAGCCTGGCGCTGGCGGCCAGCTCGCTGCTCGGCGGCCTGAGCCACAGCATCGGGATGTACCTCGTCGCGGCGCTCGCGCTGGGCGTCTTCTTCGCCTTCAGCGCCAGCACGTTGGAGTCGGTCGTGTACGACACGGTGCTGGAGGAGACCGGCACCGGCGAGGGGTTCGAGCGCCGGATCGGCCGGGTCCGGACGGTCGAGGCGGTCGCGCTGGTCTCGAGCTCGCTGCTCGGCGGCTGGGTCGCGGACCTGCTCGACCCGCGGATCACGTACTTCCTGACGATCCCGTTCGCCGCCGCCTCGATCGCCGGGTACGCGTGGTTCCGCGAGCCGCGGCTGCACCGGGCCGCCGCGCCGGTGTCGCTGCGCCGGCACCTCGCGATCACGGTGACCGCGATCACCCGGCGCGGCCGGCTGGTGCCGGTCGTCACGCTGGCCGTGCTGGTCGCCGTGCTCGCCCAGCTGCTGTTCGAGTTCGGGCCGCTCTGGCTGGTCGCGCTCGCGGTGCCGGCCGCCGTGTACGGGCCGTACTGGGCCGCGCTGGTGTCGACCGTCGGACTCAGCGGGCTGCTGGCCGGGCGGGTGCGGCTGGACCGGCCGGCGACCGCCTGGGGGATCGGCGCGGCGATGACGGTGGCGGCGCTGACCCTGACCACCGGGGCCGGGTTCCTCGTCATCACCGCGGCCCAGATCACGCTGGCGCTGCTGGTCGGGCTGGCCGAGATCCACGTCAGCGCGGTGCTGCACGACGCGGTCCCGTCCGCGATCCGGTCCGGGGTCGCGTCCGGCGTCAGCTCGCTGTCCTGGCTGGTGTTCCTGCCGGTCGCGCTCGGGTTCGGTGCGCTCAGCAACGCGCACGGGGTGAGCGTCGCGGGCTGGATGTTCGTCGTCATCACCGTCGCCGCGGCCGGTCTCGTCGTCGCCACCGCGTACGGGCCGGCGCCGGTCCCGGCCGCGTGGCCGGATTCGGTGCCGGCCCCGGCCCCGGCCCCGGTCACGACGTCGGTCGCGGTCCCGGGCGAGGCGATGGAGTGCGTCGGCTGTGGTTGA
- a CDS encoding sigma-70 family RNA polymerase sigma factor: MDLPPDEELVARLRGRDEDAFALVLDAWSPGMLRLARSFVSTPDSAAECVQDAWLAVIEGIGRFEGRSALRTWVYRILVNTAKRRGTREGRSVPWSSLDPDAGPTVDPARFQGRGEEYPGHWRELPLPWPTPEDATLAAEVRAEVAAAMAELPERQRVVLTLRDVQGYDTEEICSILEITPGHQRVLLHRARAYVRGRLESYYAKAVT; encoded by the coding sequence GTGGACCTGCCGCCGGACGAGGAGTTGGTGGCGCGGTTGCGGGGGCGGGACGAGGACGCGTTCGCGCTGGTGCTGGACGCGTGGTCGCCGGGGATGCTGCGGCTGGCGCGGTCGTTCGTGTCCACTCCGGACTCGGCCGCGGAGTGCGTCCAGGACGCCTGGCTGGCGGTGATCGAGGGGATCGGCCGGTTCGAGGGGCGCTCGGCGCTGCGGACGTGGGTCTACCGGATCCTGGTGAACACGGCCAAGCGCCGGGGGACGCGGGAGGGCCGGTCCGTGCCCTGGAGCAGCCTCGACCCGGACGCCGGGCCGACCGTGGACCCGGCCCGCTTCCAGGGTCGGGGCGAGGAGTACCCGGGGCACTGGCGGGAGTTGCCGCTGCCCTGGCCGACGCCGGAGGACGCGACCCTCGCGGCCGAGGTCCGGGCCGAGGTCGCGGCGGCGATGGCCGAGCTGCCGGAGCGGCAGCGGGTCGTACTGACCCTGCGCGACGTGCAGGGGTACGACACCGAGGAGATCTGTTCGATACTGGAGATCACCCCGGGGCACCAGCGGGTGCTGCTGCACCGCGCCCGTGCGTACGTCCGGGGCCGGCTGGAGAGCTACTACGCGAAGGCGGTGACCTGA
- a CDS encoding YciI family protein: protein MRFLVLLTEEDHFTKWDEAGDDLRKRTIDDFNAFGDAVRARGTLVVGDALQPPASARRLGPGPERSVTRGPYAETVEQIGGFYLVDLPDLETAVEIAALLPREYTVEVRPTLEITV from the coding sequence ATGAGGTTTCTCGTACTGCTGACGGAGGAGGACCACTTCACGAAGTGGGACGAGGCCGGGGACGACCTGCGCAAGCGGACGATCGACGACTTCAACGCGTTCGGCGACGCGGTCCGCGCGCGGGGCACGCTCGTCGTCGGCGACGCGCTCCAGCCGCCCGCTTCCGCCCGGCGGCTCGGCCCCGGTCCGGAGCGGTCGGTGACCCGCGGGCCGTACGCGGAGACCGTCGAGCAGATCGGCGGCTTCTACCTCGTCGACCTGCCGGACCTGGAGACGGCGGTCGAGATCGCCGCGCTGCTGCCCCGGGAGTACACGGTCGAGGTGCGCCCGACGCTGGAGATCACCGTCTGA
- a CDS encoding zf-HC2 domain-containing protein, which translates to MTELDCDEFVELVTAYLDGALSAEDQQRVLDHLGLCDGCSTYLDQVRVTIEAVGEQTEPEALPDTGRARLLEAFRKAV; encoded by the coding sequence GTGACCGAGCTGGACTGCGACGAATTCGTCGAGCTGGTCACCGCGTACCTGGACGGGGCGCTGAGCGCCGAGGACCAGCAGCGGGTGCTCGACCACCTGGGCCTGTGCGACGGCTGCTCCACCTACCTGGACCAGGTCCGGGTGACGATCGAGGCGGTCGGCGAGCAGACCGAGCCGGAGGCGCTGCCGGACACCGGCCGGGCCCGGCTGCTGGAGGCCTTCCGCAAGGCGGTGTAA
- a CDS encoding SLC13 family permease — MPRPDRLRRPAALDVLAVVLLGAGLVLVATGGLPASAARATLDRALPLLVFLAAVVVLAELLAAAQVFDVVATRMTIAAGGSYPRLFGLCVLFASATTSFLNLDTTAVLLTPVMLAVAGRAGAQRLALAMTTVWFANIASLLLPVSNLTNLLAADRVGLPARSFAARMWLPQLAAIAVGAACLWVFYWRRRDEDRYVPPEPLRPADRVLFRVAAADAAAFAVAVLAGVPLPPAAVGAAVVIVAAYAVRRRDRLTVTLFPLRLLVLVVGLFLVLGAADRTGFGTFLRSLVGDGVWRTAGTGAVLANAVNNLPAYVAVEAAVPTGHADQLLALLIGTNVGPLVLPWGSLATVIWFERVRSAGVTVELRRFVLTGLVTAVLTLAAAVGVLVLTG; from the coding sequence GTGCCGCGCCCCGACCGACTCCGCCGCCCGGCCGCGCTCGACGTCCTTGCCGTCGTCCTGCTCGGGGCCGGCCTGGTGCTGGTCGCGACCGGCGGCCTGCCGGCGTCCGCGGCCCGGGCCACGCTGGACCGGGCGCTGCCGCTGCTGGTCTTCCTGGCCGCGGTCGTGGTGCTGGCCGAGCTGCTGGCCGCGGCCCAGGTCTTCGACGTGGTCGCGACCCGGATGACGATCGCGGCCGGCGGGTCGTACCCGCGCCTGTTCGGGCTCTGCGTCCTGTTCGCCTCGGCCACGACGAGCTTCCTCAACCTGGACACCACGGCCGTGCTGCTGACCCCGGTGATGCTCGCGGTGGCCGGGCGGGCCGGCGCGCAGCGGCTGGCGCTGGCGATGACGACCGTCTGGTTCGCCAACATCGCCAGCCTGCTGCTGCCGGTCTCGAACCTGACCAACCTGCTCGCGGCCGACCGCGTCGGGCTGCCGGCCCGGTCCTTCGCGGCCCGGATGTGGCTGCCCCAGCTGGCCGCGATCGCGGTCGGCGCGGCCTGCCTCTGGGTCTTCTACTGGCGCCGCCGCGACGAGGACCGGTACGTGCCGCCCGAGCCGCTGCGTCCGGCCGACCGGGTGCTGTTCCGGGTGGCCGCGGCCGACGCGGCCGCGTTCGCGGTCGCGGTGCTGGCCGGCGTCCCGCTGCCGCCGGCGGCGGTCGGGGCCGCGGTGGTCATCGTGGCCGCGTACGCGGTGCGCCGCCGGGACCGGCTGACCGTCACGCTGTTCCCGCTGCGGCTGCTGGTGCTCGTGGTCGGGCTGTTCCTGGTGCTCGGCGCGGCCGACCGGACGGGCTTCGGCACGTTCCTGCGGTCGCTGGTCGGCGACGGGGTGTGGCGGACCGCGGGCACCGGTGCGGTGCTGGCCAACGCGGTCAACAACCTGCCCGCGTACGTCGCGGTGGAGGCGGCGGTCCCGACCGGGCACGCGGACCAGCTGCTCGCGCTGCTGATCGGCACCAACGTCGGCCCGCTGGTGCTGCCCTGGGGCTCGCTGGCGACGGTGATCTGGTTCGAGCGGGTCCGGTCGGCCGGGGTCACGGTCGAGCTGCGCCGGTTCGTGCTGACCGGGCTGGTGACGGCGGTGCTGACGCTGGCGGCCGCGGTCGGCGTGCTCGTGCTGACCGGTTAG
- a CDS encoding TIGR03084 family metal-binding protein: MAGRHDEVVADLRDESAELLDLLAPLDATGWGRPTPAAGWSIQDQVNHLAWFDEAAALAVTDPDEFRAGALALAGEAADFPDVLVTRQRGMAHTASHGWFRSARAAYLELAAATDGATRLPWYGVEMSMTSAVTARLMETWAHGQDVADALGVQRVPTARLRHVCHLGVATRDHSFRLRGLPAPAADVAVELSGPDGALWTWGSTSDGQRVSGPALDFCLLVTQRRHRADTALVAEGDVATAWLELAQAYAGAPGPGRRPQ; the protein is encoded by the coding sequence ATGGCGGGACGACACGACGAGGTCGTGGCGGATCTGCGGGACGAGAGCGCCGAACTGCTGGATCTGCTGGCGCCGCTGGACGCGACCGGCTGGGGGCGGCCGACCCCGGCCGCGGGCTGGTCGATCCAGGACCAGGTCAACCACCTGGCCTGGTTCGACGAGGCCGCGGCGCTGGCGGTGACCGATCCGGACGAGTTCCGGGCCGGGGCGCTGGCGCTGGCCGGCGAGGCCGCCGACTTCCCGGACGTGCTGGTCACCCGGCAGCGCGGGATGGCCCACACCGCCAGCCACGGCTGGTTCCGCAGCGCCCGGGCCGCCTACCTGGAGCTGGCCGCGGCGACCGACGGCGCCACCCGGCTGCCCTGGTACGGCGTGGAGATGAGCATGACCTCCGCCGTCACCGCCCGGCTGATGGAGACCTGGGCCCACGGCCAGGACGTCGCCGACGCGCTCGGCGTCCAACGGGTGCCGACCGCCCGGCTGCGGCATGTCTGTCACCTCGGGGTGGCCACCCGGGACCACAGCTTCCGGCTGCGCGGGCTGCCGGCGCCGGCCGCGGACGTCGCGGTGGAACTGTCCGGTCCGGACGGTGCACTGTGGACATGGGGGTCCACATCGGACGGTCAGCGGGTGTCCGGGCCGGCGCTGGACTTCTGCCTGCTGGTCACCCAGCGGCGGCACCGGGCCGACACCGCGCTGGTCGCGGAAGGCGACGTCGCGACGGCCTGGTTGGAGCTCGCCCAGGCGTACGCGGGGGCGCCGGGTCCCGGGCGCCGTCCACAGTAG
- a CDS encoding cupin domain-containing protein, with amino-acid sequence MTVRHIRGTELSSDTAQSSGMVREEAISGTTVGSDKLWMGRTTVRPAASSADHHHGESETAIYVVSGHPEFVFLDGDAERRVRTSPGDYVYVPPFAPHREENPDPVRDAVVVIARTTQQAIVVNLPSLRAGDGDDWHRPV; translated from the coding sequence ATGACCGTCCGGCACATCAGAGGCACCGAGCTGTCCTCGGACACCGCGCAGAGCTCCGGGATGGTGCGGGAGGAGGCGATCTCCGGCACCACGGTCGGCTCCGACAAGCTCTGGATGGGCCGGACCACGGTCCGCCCGGCGGCGAGCTCGGCCGATCACCACCACGGCGAGTCCGAGACCGCGATCTACGTCGTGTCCGGGCACCCGGAGTTCGTGTTCCTGGACGGGGACGCCGAGCGGCGGGTCCGGACGAGCCCCGGCGACTACGTGTACGTGCCGCCGTTCGCGCCGCACCGGGAGGAGAACCCGGACCCGGTCCGGGACGCGGTCGTCGTGATCGCCCGGACCACGCAGCAGGCGATCGTCGTGAATCTGCCGAGCCTGCGGGCGGGCGACGGCGACGACTGGCACCGTCCCGTCTAA
- a CDS encoding DUF1345 domain-containing protein encodes MDRAAPASMRVSAAAVIGVVAGVATGLLGAWTYAPAVGFDAAGALFLVGTWLAVARMDAPATAAHATREDPTRRMTRLIVLAAAVASLAGVGTLLIDTTSGHGVGRAGAAALGLGSVAIAWLVVHSLFMLHYAELYYGPGGGDPHQPGTGPAGGIDFGLTSPPRYGDFAYLAFTIGMTYQLSDTPLTTRALRASVLRHALLSYLFGSLILGASVNLIVSLAS; translated from the coding sequence ATGGACAGAGCCGCGCCTGCCTCGATGCGGGTCTCCGCCGCCGCCGTGATCGGGGTCGTCGCCGGGGTCGCGACGGGGCTGCTGGGTGCCTGGACGTACGCGCCCGCAGTCGGGTTCGACGCCGCCGGTGCCCTCTTCCTGGTCGGGACCTGGCTGGCCGTCGCCCGGATGGACGCCCCGGCGACCGCCGCGCACGCCACCCGGGAGGACCCGACCCGCCGGATGACCAGGCTGATCGTGCTGGCCGCGGCCGTGGCCAGCCTGGCCGGCGTGGGCACACTGCTGATCGACACCACCAGCGGCCACGGCGTGGGCCGGGCCGGCGCGGCCGCCCTCGGTCTCGGCAGCGTCGCGATCGCGTGGCTGGTCGTGCACAGCCTCTTCATGCTGCACTACGCCGAGCTCTACTACGGCCCGGGCGGCGGCGACCCGCACCAGCCCGGCACCGGCCCGGCCGGCGGCATCGACTTCGGCCTCACGTCGCCGCCGCGGTACGGCGACTTCGCGTACCTCGCCTTCACCATCGGCATGACGTACCAGCTCTCGGACACCCCGCTGACGACGCGGGCGTTACGCGCGTCCGTACTGCGGCACGCGTTGCTGTCGTACCTGTTCGGCTCGCTGATCCTCGGGGCGAGCGTCAACCTGATCGTCTCGCTGGCGAGCTGA
- a CDS encoding LacI family DNA-binding transcriptional regulator: MAQKVGVSEATVSRVLNNRPGVSDATRAAVLTALDVLGYERPTQLRGERARLVGLVLPELQNPIFPALADVIGDALAQHGLTPLLCTRTAGGVSEAEYVDLLLQHRVSGVVFAGGSYAMADASHEHYKRLSERRLPVVLLNAGIEHLAFPRVSCDDTVAVEQGVGHLRSLGHERIGMVLGTSDHMPSRRKLESFRAVLAAGGERLADDVIEHSLFSIEGGQVAAGKLIDRGITGILCASDLMALGSVRAARRREKSVPGQISIVGYDDSQLMTCAAPPLTTIRQPIEAMGRSAVEMLVSQIEGASVSADELLFEPELVVRGSTAPVHRG; this comes from the coding sequence GTGGCGCAGAAAGTCGGGGTCAGCGAGGCAACGGTGAGCCGGGTGCTCAACAACCGGCCCGGGGTCTCGGACGCCACCCGCGCGGCCGTGCTGACCGCGCTGGACGTGCTCGGCTACGAGCGCCCGACCCAGCTGCGGGGGGAGCGGGCCCGGCTGGTCGGGCTGGTCCTGCCCGAGCTGCAGAACCCCATCTTCCCGGCGCTGGCCGACGTCATCGGCGACGCGCTGGCCCAGCACGGGCTGACGCCGCTGCTGTGCACCCGCACCGCCGGCGGCGTCTCCGAGGCCGAGTACGTCGACCTGCTCCTGCAGCACCGTGTCTCCGGCGTCGTCTTCGCCGGCGGGTCGTACGCGATGGCCGATGCCTCGCACGAGCACTACAAGCGGCTGTCCGAGCGGCGGCTGCCGGTGGTGCTGCTCAACGCCGGCATCGAGCACCTGGCGTTCCCGCGGGTGTCCTGCGACGACACGGTCGCGGTGGAACAGGGCGTCGGGCACCTGCGCTCGCTCGGGCACGAGCGGATCGGGATGGTGCTGGGCACGTCGGACCACATGCCGTCGCGGCGCAAGCTGGAGTCGTTCCGGGCGGTGCTGGCGGCGGGGGGCGAGCGGCTGGCCGACGACGTGATCGAGCACTCGCTGTTCTCCATCGAGGGCGGCCAGGTCGCCGCGGGCAAGCTGATCGACCGCGGCATCACCGGCATCCTCTGCGCCAGCGACCTGATGGCGCTGGGCTCGGTCCGGGCCGCGCGCCGGCGGGAGAAGTCGGTGCCGGGCCAGATCTCCATCGTCGGGTACGACGACTCCCAGCTGATGACCTGCGCCGCCCCGCCGCTGACCACGATCCGGCAGCCGATCGAGGCGATGGGCCGCTCGGCGGTGGAGATGCTGGTGTCCCAGATCGAGGGCGCCTCGGTCTCCGCCGACGAGCTGCTGTTCGAGCCGGAGCTCGTGGTCCGCGGCTCGACCGCCCCCGTCCACCGCGGCTGA